In the genome of Ptychodera flava strain L36383 chromosome 13, AS_Pfla_20210202, whole genome shotgun sequence, one region contains:
- the LOC139147433 gene encoding FAD-dependent oxidoreductase domain-containing protein 2-like translates to MATKTDYEYIVIGAGPAGVQISYNMKRLNMDYLVVERADGPGSFFRKYPRHRTLISINKKYNVFPEAEFNLRHDWNSLVNDEVDDPLLFTDYTEELFPDAGLLVKYIEDFCDKYKMNIKYNTNIVNVHREDMDDGHKSKSKFTLTDDKGNTFTCRVLMVGTGPILPHNPMIEGVEIMDSYQEHSLDLEEYKNKKVCILGGGNSAFEIADHLAGSAGLIHMFNRHPVKFAWDTHFVGHLRAVNNNVLDMYHLKSLHALRKCEATRVWKTDDGKFSIEYDMHLPNWDPPGTGHFVTNGYDKIISCTGWKFINVGMFDDTCTPETHTEGKYPVIDAHWQTTVKDLYIVGTAMQARDRRAASGFIHGFRYNVRSLANMLNFSYDGNELPRKVFSPIDQEEVCTWAIKHVSVVSALYQMGQGFLCDVILVKKDEDKVEYIREVPQAWVTEEDWFKKTKLAIICTIEDTIAKYPELKATEFFTPGDANVSNCKCSPFPQAVYRVFKEGEMVEELYIGGSLVVRADTRNFEGDTGPERYVNKLKNLFHRHTGIGKDGFYEQLFSKEMWPKVYRPWTQEEIDAQTKVEMDKLKKATDYECSVSILRPKIDIADM, encoded by the exons ATGGCTACAAAAACAG ATTACGAGTACATCGTCATCGGTGCCGGTCCAGCCGGTGTGCAGATCTCCTACAACATGAAGCGACTGAACATGGATTACTTGGTGGTCGAGAGAGCCGACGGCCCGGGATCTTTCTTCCGCAAATATCCTCGTCACCGCACGCTGATCTCTATCAACAAGAAATACAACGTGTTTCCAGAAGCCGAGTTTAATCTCCGCCACGACTGGAATTCCCTGGTGAACGATGAAGTCGATGACCCTCTTCTATTTACCGATTACACCGAGGAACTTTTCCCCGATGCCGGGCTTCTTGTCAA GTACATTGAAGATTTCTGCGACAAATACAAGATGAACATCAAGTACAACACCAACATCGTCAACGTGCACAGGGAAGACATGGACGACGGACACAAGTCTAAGTCCAAGTTCACCCTGACAGACGATAAGGGCAACACCTTCACATGCCGTGTTTTGATGGTTGGGACCGGTCCAATTCTGCCACACAATCCAATGATTGAAGGGGTCGAGATCATGGACTCATACCAGGAGCATTCTTTGGATCTAGAGGAATACAAGAACAAGAAAGTTTGCATCCTCGGAGGTGGAAACAGTGCCTTTGAG ATTGCTGACCATCTCGCAGGCTCCGCCGGTCTGATTCACATGTTCAACAGACATCCCGTCAAGTTCGCCTGGGACACTCACTTTGTGGGCCATCTCCGAGCCGTCAACAACAACGTTCTCGACATGTACCATCTGAAATCTCTCCACGCCCTGCGCAAATGTGAAGCTACGCGAGTCTGGAAGACGGACGACGGTAAATTCAGCATCGAGTACGACATGCACCTCCCCAACTGGGATCCCCCAGGCACTGGCCACTTCGTCACCAATGGATACGACAAGATCATCTCCTGCACCGGATGGAAGTTCATCAATGTCGGAATGTTCGATGATACCTGCACACCAG AAACACACACCGAAGGCAAGTACCCGGTCATCGACGCCCATTGGCAGACCACCGTCAAGGATCTTTACATCGTAGGCACTGCCATGCAGGCACGTGACAGACGAGCAGCTTCCGGTTTCATCCACGGCTTCCGCTACAATGTGCGCTCGCTCGCCAACATGCTGAACTTCTCATATGATGGAAATGAACTGCCAAGAAAAGTGTTCAGTCCTATAGACCAGGAGGAAGTCTGCACCTGGGCCATAA AGCACGTCAGCGTAGTGTCTGCCCTCTATCAGATGGGACAGGGATTCCTGTGTGACGTCATCCTCGTCAAAAAGGACGAAGACAAGGTAGAATACATCCGGGAAGTTCCCCAAGCCTGGGTGACAGAGGAAGACTGGTTCAAGAAGACAAAACTAGCAATCATTTGCACCATAGAAGATACCATCGCCAA ATACCCAGAGTTAAAGGCCACGGAGTTCTTCACTCCAGGCGACGCCAACGTCTCCAACTGCAAGTGCTCGCCATTCCCACAAGCCGTGTACAGGGTCTTCAAGGAAGGCGAGATGGTGGAGGAACTCTACATCGGTGGATCGCTGGTCGTCCGTGCAGACACACGAAACTTCGAAGGCGACACGGGCCCCGAACGATACGTCAACAAACTGAAGAACTTGTTCCACCGTCAT ACTGGCATCGGCAAGGACGGTTTCTACGAACAGCTGTTCTCAAAGGAAATGTGGCCCAAAGTGTATCGTCCATGGACCCAGGAGGAAATCGACGCACAGACCAAGGTCGAAATGGACAAGCTGAAGAAGGCCACCGACTACGAATGCAGTGTGTCCATACTCAGACCCAAAATTGACATCGCCGATATGTAA